The following are from one region of the Dreissena polymorpha isolate Duluth1 chromosome 2, UMN_Dpol_1.0, whole genome shotgun sequence genome:
- the LOC127867421 gene encoding telomere length regulation protein TEL2 homolog isoform X6, which translates to MLKELVQVWGDRSSVQHTSYEQHYYLTQALVISMAFLNDPQKHELKDELLRHLLTSVDNHISFADARIRKLGMLVGEIITRKLEPDGPDLNFEVGDDDEVKELRSLLVVPEDHFNIEIPDELSMLLSENGTEVALLGIDEFLESSEPSSVMSSAGAQKPVTSSVTSSQDIQTCDPPSDLDSDDDLEPYDLTNDTDKSKVKQPKYIRDCMEDLINNEGPNKVGEALKAAESLIRGNPFGLTEISAEFSKVLLHLTDEYSLPDFRKNRFNSLVALAVMAPKQVACYLSEQFYERNYSIRQRLDVIEVLGTAAQELSKPTDLNTGKGDKPNISKIEELPPPSSEPEKWQEVVQRRIDSKTRRFGQGKTRPELKAVENKFSPVAGHFFYPLLKHFDRTENTFDLMGEDCFVLGRLMYTLGIVMYAAANSPPAKQMGKTLLEFIWVLRFHSDSKVRQGLLFAVSMVYLSVPAHMLLNDLQQEVFESKNWLEDVIDKDVNVTCKTLAVQALVLLENIIKQELLCDTDFT; encoded by the exons ATGCTGAAGGAGCTGGTGCAGGTGTGGGGCGACCGCAGCTCAGTACAGCACACGTCATACGAGCAGCACTACTACCTCACACAGGCACTTGTCATCTCTATGGCCTTCCTCAACGACCCTCAGAAACATGAGCTCAAAGATG AGTTGCTCCGTCACCTGTTGACCAGTGTTGACAACCACATCAGCTTTGCGGATGCCCGGATCAGGAAGCTGGGAATGCTAGTTGGAGAGATCATCACACGCAAACTGGAGCCGGATGGGCCTGACCTAAACTTTGAG GTGGGGGATGATGATGAAGTGAAAGAGCTGAGATCCTTACTGGTTGTGCCAGAAGACCATTTCAACATTGAAATACCAGA TGAATTGAGCATGCTGCTGTCAGAAAATGGTACAGAAGTGGCACTCCTTGGAATCGATGAATTCCTGGAAAGCAGTGAACCCAGCTCTGTGATGTCATCAGCAGGTGCACAGAAACCAGTGACATCATCAGTGACATCATCACAGGATATACAAACATGTGACCCACCATCAGATCTTGATAG TGATGATGACCTTGAGCCTTATGACCTTACAAATGATACAGATAAGTCCAAGGTCAAGCAACCAAAGTATATTCGGGATTGCATGGAAG ATCTGATCAACAATGAGGGGCCAAACAAAGTTGGGGAAGCCCTTAAAGCAGCAGAGTCTCTCATCAGAGGAAATCCTTTTGGTCTTACAGAG ATCAGTGCTGAGTTTTCTAAAGTTTTACTGCATCTCACCGATGAATACTCCTTGCCTGACTTCAGGAAAAACAGATTTAACTCCCTTGTGGCTTTGGCAGTAATGGCACCTAAACAG GTGGCCTGTTACCTATCAGAGCAGTTTTATGAAAGGAACTACAGCATAAGACAGCGACTTGATGTCATAGAG GTTTTAGGAACAGCAGCACAGGAGCTTTCCAAGCCCACGGATCTCAACACTGGGAAGGGAGACAAGCCTAATATCAGCAAGATTGAGGAATTACCTCCCCCAAGCTCCGAGCCCGAGAAATGGCAGGAGGTGGTGCAGAGACGCATTGACAGCAAGACGAGAAGGTTTGGTCAGGGAAAAACTAGGCCTGAGCTGAAGGCTGTCGAGAACAAGTTCTCCCCCGTCGCTGGACATTTCTTCTACCCGCTTCTGAAACATTTTGATAG GACAGAAAACACATTTGATCTGATGGGGGAAGACTGTTTTGTTCTCGGCCGATTGATGTACACGCTAGGAATCGTGATGTATGCTGCAGCTAATTCCCCT CCAGCAAAACAGATGGGAAAAACCCTGCTTGAATTTATCTGGGTGCTTAGATTCCACAGTGACAG CAAGGTGCGACAGGGTCTGTTGTTTGCAGTCTCCATGGTCTACCTGTCGGTACCTGCTCACATGCTTCTAAATGATCTACAGCAAGAGGTGTTTGAATCCAAAAACTGGCTCGAAG